A genomic segment from Epinephelus fuscoguttatus linkage group LG17, E.fuscoguttatus.final_Chr_v1 encodes:
- the dus3l gene encoding tRNA-dihydrouridine(47) synthase [NAD(P)(+)]-like isoform X1 — MEKAAEETVEKKTDVAVKGEAALKPQFLTTKEKFHEFVDSEWQKKDKASENQKDEETNETPVEEPEAKKLKLDPEERNKGGRPDGKRVRGQNKSRPHTKPTAYDEKRLCLSVIQDNRECPFGDKCHFHHDIAEYFATKPADIGESCYLYDTFGKCAYGLSCRFAKVHTTADFKTMENADLVKANEGRITVKNSLSKDLQNRLRKRSVAFKKSAEYLKTLSNNKDKREHQGNGDTRVAEVSADTTGGEQCVSTEAETQASPDKQPLVKTVGPLTDVDVIKLRPCEKKQVDFQDKLYLAPLTTCGNLPFRRVCKRFGADITCGEMAMCTNLLQGQQSEWALLKRHESEDVFGVQVEGCFPDTMTRCAELINNNTDVDFVDINSGCPIDLVYKKGGGCGLMTRTRKFEQIIKGMNYVLDVPLTVKIRTGVQEKSNIAHKLIPEMKNWGVSLITLHGRSREQRYTKLADWDYITTCSKLASPVPLFGNGDILSYEDAMRAKETGVSGIMIARGALIKPWIFTEIKESRHWDISSSERLDILRDFTNFGLEHWGSDTRGVEKTRTFTLEWLSFMCRYIPVGLLERVPQKINERPPYYMGRNYLESLMASQHVGDWVRISEMLLGPVPKNFNFLPKHKANAYK, encoded by the exons atttctAACCACCAAAGAAAAATTTCACGAGTTTGTAGACTCAGagtggcaaaaaaaagacaaggcCAGTGAAAATCAAAAGGATGAGGAGACAAATGAGACGCCTGTTGAGGAACCTGAGGCCAAAAAGCTCAAACTAGACCCTGAGGAGAGGAATAAGGGCGGCAGACCAGATGGTAAACGTGTTCGGGGACAGAATAAGTCCAGGCCACACACAAAGCCTACTGCGTATGATGAGAAACGACTGTGTCTCTCAGTCATTCAG GACAATAGGGAGTGCCCCTTTGGAGACAAATGCCACTTTCATCATGACATAGCCGAGTACTTTGCAACCAAGCCCGCTGACATCGGGGAAAGCTGCTACCTCTACGACACATTTGGAAAATGTGCTTATGGTCTCTCCTGCCGCTTCGCCAAGGTGCACACTACAGCTGACTTCAAAACTATGGAGAACGCAGATCTTGTTAAGGCCAACGAGGGTAGGATCACAGTGAAGAACAGCCTGAGCAAAGACCTCCAGAATCGCCTGAGGAAGCGTTCAGTGGCCTTCAAGAAGTCAGCAGAGTACCTCAAAACACTTtcaaacaacaaagacaaaagagaacATCAAGGGAATG GTGATACTCGTGTAGCTGAAGTATCTGCAGATACAACAGGAGGGGAGCAGTGTGTGTCTACTGAAGCTGAAACACAG GCCAGCCCAGATAAACAGCCTTTAGTGAAGACTGTTGGCCCACTGACGGATGTAGATGTCATCAAGTTGCGCCCGTGTGAAAAGAAACAG GTGGACTTTCAAGACAAGCTCTACCTCGCTCCCCTAACAACT TGTGGAAATCTGCCTTTCCGTCGTGTGTGCAAGCGCTTCGGAGCAGACATCACCTGTGGGGAGATGGCCATGTGCACAAACCTGTTGCAGGGCCAGCAGTCAGAGTGGGCCCTCCTGAAACGGCACGAAAGTGAAGATGTGTTTGGTGTCCAG GTGGAGGGCTGCTTTCCCGATACCATGACGAGGTGTGCAGagctcatcaacaacaacactgatGTTGACTTTGTGGACATCAACTCTGGATGCCCCATTGACCTTGTGTACAAGAAG GGCGGAGGCTGCGGCTTGATGACACGAACCAGAAAGTTTGAACAGATAATCAAGGGAATGAATTat GTCCTTGATGTCCCATTAACAGTCAAGATCCGCACTGGTGTTCAGGAGAAGAGCAACATAGCGCACAAACTCATCCCAGAGATGAAGAACTGGGGTGTCTCTCTGATCACA TTGCATGGCCGATCCAGGGAGCAGCGCTACACTAAGTTAGCTGACTGGGATTACATCACCACCTGCTCCAAGCTGGCCAGTCCCGTCCCACTTTTTG GTAATGGAGACATTTTGTCTTATGAAGATGCCATGAGGGCGAAAGAGACCGGAGTTTCTGGTATTATGATTGCAAG GGGTGCCCTCATAAAGCCCTGGATCTTCACTGAAATAAAGGAGAGCAGACACTGGGACATCTCATCCAGCGAGCGACTGGACATCCTCAGGGATTTCACTAACTTCGGTCTGGAGCACTGGGGCTCCGACACCCGAGGTGTGGAGAAGACCCGCACTTTCACACTGGAGTGGCTCTCCTTCATGTGCAG atACATTCCAGTGGGCCTGTTGGAGCGAGTGCCACAGAAGATCAATGAGAGACCTCCGTACTACATGGGCAGGAACTATCTGGAGTCACTGATGGCTAGCCAACATGTTGGGGACTGGGTCAGGATTAG TGAAATGCTGCTTGGACCTGTACCAAAGAATTTCAACTTCTTGCCCAAACATAAAGCCAATGCCTACAAGTGA
- the dus3l gene encoding tRNA-dihydrouridine(47) synthase [NAD(P)(+)]-like isoform X2, with protein MEKAAEETVEKKTDVAVKGEAALKPQFLTTKEKFHEFVDSEWQKKDKASENQKDEETNETPVEEPEAKKLKLDPEERNKGGRPDGKRVRGQNKSRPHTKPTAYDEKRLCLSVIQDNRECPFGDKCHFHHDIAEYFATKPADIGESCYLYDTFGKCAYGLSCRFAKVHTTADFKTMENADLVKANEGRITVKNSLSKDLQNRLRKRSVAFKKSAEYLKTLSNNKDKREHQGNAEVSADTTGGEQCVSTEAETQASPDKQPLVKTVGPLTDVDVIKLRPCEKKQVDFQDKLYLAPLTTCGNLPFRRVCKRFGADITCGEMAMCTNLLQGQQSEWALLKRHESEDVFGVQVEGCFPDTMTRCAELINNNTDVDFVDINSGCPIDLVYKKGGGCGLMTRTRKFEQIIKGMNYVLDVPLTVKIRTGVQEKSNIAHKLIPEMKNWGVSLITLHGRSREQRYTKLADWDYITTCSKLASPVPLFGNGDILSYEDAMRAKETGVSGIMIARGALIKPWIFTEIKESRHWDISSSERLDILRDFTNFGLEHWGSDTRGVEKTRTFTLEWLSFMCRYIPVGLLERVPQKINERPPYYMGRNYLESLMASQHVGDWVRISEMLLGPVPKNFNFLPKHKANAYK; from the exons atttctAACCACCAAAGAAAAATTTCACGAGTTTGTAGACTCAGagtggcaaaaaaaagacaaggcCAGTGAAAATCAAAAGGATGAGGAGACAAATGAGACGCCTGTTGAGGAACCTGAGGCCAAAAAGCTCAAACTAGACCCTGAGGAGAGGAATAAGGGCGGCAGACCAGATGGTAAACGTGTTCGGGGACAGAATAAGTCCAGGCCACACACAAAGCCTACTGCGTATGATGAGAAACGACTGTGTCTCTCAGTCATTCAG GACAATAGGGAGTGCCCCTTTGGAGACAAATGCCACTTTCATCATGACATAGCCGAGTACTTTGCAACCAAGCCCGCTGACATCGGGGAAAGCTGCTACCTCTACGACACATTTGGAAAATGTGCTTATGGTCTCTCCTGCCGCTTCGCCAAGGTGCACACTACAGCTGACTTCAAAACTATGGAGAACGCAGATCTTGTTAAGGCCAACGAGGGTAGGATCACAGTGAAGAACAGCCTGAGCAAAGACCTCCAGAATCGCCTGAGGAAGCGTTCAGTGGCCTTCAAGAAGTCAGCAGAGTACCTCAAAACACTTtcaaacaacaaagacaaaagagaacATCAAGGGAATG CTGAAGTATCTGCAGATACAACAGGAGGGGAGCAGTGTGTGTCTACTGAAGCTGAAACACAG GCCAGCCCAGATAAACAGCCTTTAGTGAAGACTGTTGGCCCACTGACGGATGTAGATGTCATCAAGTTGCGCCCGTGTGAAAAGAAACAG GTGGACTTTCAAGACAAGCTCTACCTCGCTCCCCTAACAACT TGTGGAAATCTGCCTTTCCGTCGTGTGTGCAAGCGCTTCGGAGCAGACATCACCTGTGGGGAGATGGCCATGTGCACAAACCTGTTGCAGGGCCAGCAGTCAGAGTGGGCCCTCCTGAAACGGCACGAAAGTGAAGATGTGTTTGGTGTCCAG GTGGAGGGCTGCTTTCCCGATACCATGACGAGGTGTGCAGagctcatcaacaacaacactgatGTTGACTTTGTGGACATCAACTCTGGATGCCCCATTGACCTTGTGTACAAGAAG GGCGGAGGCTGCGGCTTGATGACACGAACCAGAAAGTTTGAACAGATAATCAAGGGAATGAATTat GTCCTTGATGTCCCATTAACAGTCAAGATCCGCACTGGTGTTCAGGAGAAGAGCAACATAGCGCACAAACTCATCCCAGAGATGAAGAACTGGGGTGTCTCTCTGATCACA TTGCATGGCCGATCCAGGGAGCAGCGCTACACTAAGTTAGCTGACTGGGATTACATCACCACCTGCTCCAAGCTGGCCAGTCCCGTCCCACTTTTTG GTAATGGAGACATTTTGTCTTATGAAGATGCCATGAGGGCGAAAGAGACCGGAGTTTCTGGTATTATGATTGCAAG GGGTGCCCTCATAAAGCCCTGGATCTTCACTGAAATAAAGGAGAGCAGACACTGGGACATCTCATCCAGCGAGCGACTGGACATCCTCAGGGATTTCACTAACTTCGGTCTGGAGCACTGGGGCTCCGACACCCGAGGTGTGGAGAAGACCCGCACTTTCACACTGGAGTGGCTCTCCTTCATGTGCAG atACATTCCAGTGGGCCTGTTGGAGCGAGTGCCACAGAAGATCAATGAGAGACCTCCGTACTACATGGGCAGGAACTATCTGGAGTCACTGATGGCTAGCCAACATGTTGGGGACTGGGTCAGGATTAG TGAAATGCTGCTTGGACCTGTACCAAAGAATTTCAACTTCTTGCCCAAACATAAAGCCAATGCCTACAAGTGA